The Pseudonocardia sp. EC080619-01 genome segment GAGCACCACGCTCGCGCTGCCCCACCGCCTCCACCGCGACCGGGGCAGCTAGCTCCACGGCGAGCAGCACGTCATGGAAACGATGCGGTCGGCCCAGGGTTGCGCGGGTCGCGAGACGTCCGATGCCCCCGAGGGCCATCAGGCCCGCGAGCAGTCGCATCCGGCCCAGGTCGGGTTCGCTGGCCGTCGTCGTGTCGAGCCAGGCCAGACCGTAGCCGGGCGAACACAGGTCCCATGAAGCGAACGTGTGAGTCCACCGTCGGGTTGCCGATCATGCCGGGCTCCCCGCGTGCCCCACCGAGGAGCTGAACCCCTCCGATCGCTATGCACGCCCATCCGGCGACCCGTCCCAAGGTTCTCAACGCTGACATGACCACCATCCTGGCGCAGGGGGCAGGGCCTCTGGTTCGCCGACCGCGAAACGGGACGTAGCAGGCGTGACGAGATCCGCCCAGCGAGTCAAGCTCGTCCGCCCGCGCACTGCACAACGGGATCACCGGTCGAACGTGCGGCCGCTCGGGTGTAAAGAGCGCCGACGACGGCAGCCACAGCCACTACCAGCAACAGGGGATGTAGGACGTACCTCGGCCGGGGCCGTGAGCCACCTGGCCCTCCG includes the following:
- a CDS encoding DUF4345 family protein translates to MCSPGYGLAWLDTTTASEPDLGRMRLLAGLMALGGIGRLATRATLGRPHRFHDVLLAVELAAPVAVEAVGQRERGAR